The sequence AGAAATTTCTACTGAAGACTGGCTTGAAGAAAAGAATAAAAACTTATAACAAGTCAATGCACCCGACTTTTTCCCGCCGCTTCGCTTTGGGAAAAAGCGGGTGATTTCTGTCGTTAGATGCAAAAGATGTAAAAGAAAAAAGGAGGATATGAATTATGAAGACGTTTACTGTAACTGATACTCTTGTTCTGTCAATCCCAGAGAGAATTCAACTGGTAGAGGATATTTGGGATACGATAGCCGTAGAAGCCGACTCGGTCGAATTGACTGAAGAAGAAAAAGAAGATAATTGATGGAAGATTAGAGGCATATCATCGGAATCCTGATTTGGGTTCTCCATGGGAGGATGTTTTTAAAAGAATAGTGAGCAAAAATGAGACATAGAGTTATCATCGGTCCTGAGGCTGAAAATGACCTAAAGGAATCTTTCTCTTGGTATGAAGATAAAAGGAAGGATTAGGATATGACTTCCTCTTACAGGTTGATGCAGGCTTAAGATTCATAGAAAGAAATCCAAAAATTTTCCCACCAGAATATAAAGAAGCAAGAAAATACCTCATCAAGAGGTTTCCATACAAAATAATATATCTTCTTGAAGAAGAAAGGATTCTTTGGTGTCTGGAAGTAAGCATTTTATTCTCTTTCTTAAAATCTTAATTTATTCAAGCTTATTTTTCTAGTCTTTTTTTAGGTTATAGATAATAATGTCCTTAAATTTGTAAGCATATTGATAGTTTTTATTTAAAAAGGAGTTAAGAGAAGGATAATAAGGGATATTGAGTTTCTCGATAAGGCGATCATCATCAGGAACGGCATCTACAAAGAACAGAGGTTTATTCTGGTGTAAATCACTTATTACTTGGTCAAGAAATATTTTTTCAATATGCTTTGGGAAGTTGTAAGTACCAACAATTACATTATTAAAGACAATCTTACTTGCTGGGTTACGGTGAGATAAGAAGTATATCTGAGGAGCATTTCCCCAAACAAATATTTTTTGATTTGGCTTGGAATTCTTCATAATGTATGAAGCGACAATCTCTTCTCTGGATAAAAATGGAGTTTTTTTAGTAATTAGATAATAGTATCTTTTAAAAAGTCCAATTGTTCCATGATATTTTTGAAAAGGCAAGATTGTTCCTAAGACAAGAAAGGAGATAATTAAAATTTTGCCATAAGGATAAGGATAAGGAGAAGATAAAGAATCTTCTTTAAGAGAGAGCTTCTTTAATAAAACGTTAATTCCATATCCTGATAAGAGAAAATTTACAGGAAACATTTGAACAAAGTAGTGCATCATAAATTTATTACCTATTGCTACACCTACAAAAGAAAATATTGCCCAAATCATAACTAAGAAATTTCTGTGATTCTGGTTATTTAAAGATAGTTTATCCTCTTTCTTGTTACTGAATAAATTAATACCCATAAAGATGAGACTGGATATAGATAAACACCAAATTAAGATATTGGGAAGAAAGCAATCACTTAAACTTCTTGAGAAGTAAGTAAAAAGGCTCTCTGGCGATGTGCTTACATATAAAAGGCTAAAGAAAAAAGCTTCATTTATAAAATTAAAAAAAGCACCATGAATAAAAAAGTATATGACCACTGGCAGAAAGATAAGGAGAATTCCCATAAGAAAATAAAAGAGATCAGAGAGAGTTTCTTTAAAGTTAAATTTTATTCTTAGTATTTTAGGAACTACCAAGAGATAGAAAAAAATAGCAGCTAAATTAAATATAGCTGGTTGTTTAATTAATATAGCCATTCCTGCCCAAATACCAGAAACGATAATAAAAATAGGCTTTTTTAATTCATAACCTTTTATAAAATAGTAGATACATAAAGTATAAGGCAAGATCATAAATATTTCAGAATTAGCCGCTAGTATTTCCTTATTTAAGTAAGTGGTGCTAAAAATGGCAAAAAATAGACCAGAATATAGGCCTACTTTTTCGTTATATAAGTATCTTCCTAAGCTAAAGATAGTATATAGGGTCACACAAGTCCAAATTATAGTAAATAGACGGATATAGATCATAGTGTAAGGAGAAAATAATTTAAATATTAAGGCATATAAAAAGTATATGCCAGGTGGTTTGTGATCCCAAACTCCTTGATAGATACAAGTTCCATTTAAAAAGTCTTGGGCTACCAAAGCATAAATAGCTTCATCAGCATGAAAGAGAGGGATGTTAGTATAAGGGAGTCTAATGAAGATGCTTATCAAAATAATGAGAAAAAGGAAAAATTTTGTTTTCATGGAACTTTGCAATTTTAATTTGGACCTTTCTTAGGCTGAAAATTTGACATAGAGCAAATTAATTTAACTCCAATGAGTTTATGTTTTATTACTCGGTATTATTTAATAGGTCTAATTTTCGTTAATAACTACTATAACCTTTAGTAAGCACCTGTTCCTTTTAAGACAACAACTACGGTCTTTAGTAGAATCTTAAGATCTAACCATAAAGACCAGTTATCAATATATTCTAAATCCATCTCCATCCATTTTTCAAAAGAGATATTACTTCTTCCGCTTACCTGCCAAATGCAAGTAATGCCTGGCCTCATTGAAAGTCTACGGCGGTGACAAATATCATATTCTTTTACTTCCTCAGACAAAGGAGGACGAGGACCAATTAAGCTCATTTCTCCTTTTAAGACATTCCAAAGCTGAGGAAGCTCATCAATGCTTAACTTTCTAATAATTCTTCCTACCCGCGTAACACGAGGATCTTTCTTCATCTTAAAGGCAGGACCAGTAGTTTCGCTTAAAGAGATTAAGTCTTTCTTGAGTTTTTCAGCATCAACCCTCATCGAGCGGAACTTTAACATTAAAAATCTTCGGCCATTAAGACCCACTCTTACTTGTTTAAACAAGACATGACCTTTAGAGTCAATCTTAATTAAGATCGCTACTAACAAGAATAAAGGAAATAATCCAGTTAGATAAACTAAGGAGACGATAATATCTACGGCTCTTTTTACCGCTAATTTTAACTCTTCACTGGGGCCACTATCAATGGTTAAGATAGGAATGCCTTCTATCTCTACAGCGGTGGTCTTAGCAAATGTCTTTTTAAATATATCGGTAACTATTCTTACCATCACTCCTTCTAATTCACAGAGGCGGATACTTTCTTCAATTTGCTCGTATAGTCTGAAGGGAGTAGCAAAGATAACTTCATCGACTACTTCCGTATGTAAGATATTAGGAATATCTCTTAAACTTCCTAAAATCTTTTTCTTTACTTTCTTTTCGCTATCTTCATCATCGATATACCCAACCACTTTTAACCCAAATTCCTGATGTTTTTGTAATTTTTCAGCAATACCATAAGCTACTTCTCCTGTTCCTACCACCAAGATATTACGAAAATTGTAACCTTTCTCTCTAATAAATTTCAAGAACATCTTCAGCGATAATCTAAAGATGATTAATAAAGGGATAACTAGAAATAAAAACATCATATAAAAGCTCTTGGTAATTATGGTAATACCAGCAAAAAAAGTAAAAGTAATAAAAAAGACCAGAGCCATCACAGAACCTTGGCAGACTAAATAAGCATGCCTTAAGAAAGACTCTATCCGCATAGGACTATACAAATGGCAAGAAATAAAAGAAGACCAAAATAAGAAGATAATAGGAAGTAGTAAGATTAAGTAATCAGGAAAAGAGTATAATTTGATAATCTTTGGGATACTCCATGTCCACATAAACAAGAACATATAAAGATATAGAGCTAAGAGGTAGGAAAATATAATAATCAACATATCACCTAAGATTAATAACAAGAATCCCGTCATACCTTGTTGTTTTACCATGATCTTATTCCTTGCTTTAACAGACTTTGGAAGATCTTAATTAATCTTTGATAATGAATTTCAGAATCATAAAACTTTTCTACCTTTTCCCGAGTTTTTTTCCCCATTTCTAAAAGTATTTCTTGGTTATCTAAAAAATAGTTTATCTTGGAAGCTAAATCCTTAAAATTAAAAGCTTCAAATAATAAACCATCTCTTTGGTCTTCAATTAATTCTGGAATTCCACCTAAATTAGCACCAATTACCGGTTTGCCTAAAGCATATGATTCTAAGATAGTATAAGGAAAATTTTCATACACTTCTGAAGGAACAATGGTAAACATAGCCTTTCCGATAATTTCTTTTAGTTCTTTCCCTTCTTTATAACCTAAAAATTCAATATTTTTAATCTGATGGTCACAAGCATACTTCTTAAGATAAGGCAATAACCTGCCTTCGCCAACAATAACTAATTTAGACCTTTTTACCTCTTGCATGGCCTTAATTAAGGTGCCTATTCCTTTTTCAGGAGAAATGCGGCCAAAGTATAAAAAGTAGTTTTGGTGATGATAGTTAGGTTTAAAGTCGCTAACATTTACAAAATTAGGAATATTTACTACCTTATCTTCAGGAAGACCACATTCAATCATCTTATTTCTCATAAATTTACTGGGAGCAATAAAGAGATCGATGTTTTTATAGATCTTCATCATCTTATGAAGATAAGCTTCCAGACAACCCAAAAGACTAGGTAATATTTGATTGCGAAAGCATTTTCTTATTACTGCCTGATAATAATGATTGCCTTTACATCTTTCACAAATCTCTTCCCTTGATAAGAATAAGTAAGAAGGACAAATTAGCTTATAGTCATGTAAGGTTTGAACAACAGGAATATTATACTTCTTTAAAGAGTGGAGGATAGAAGGAGAAATTTGATGAGCAATATTATGAAGATGAGCTAAGTCAGGTTTGGTTTCTTTTATTAATCTTTCTATGTTTCTCTTGGCTTCAAAGGAATACAAGACTCTCATGGCGTCATGGAAGTATTTTTCAATAGGTTTCTTTTCAAAAAATTCTGTATTACTTACAAAATACTGAGTATAAGGAGAATTAAGATTTCTTTCATTCTCCATAGAAAAAGGAATGATTTCATGGTCGTGAGATCTTAAAACATCGGTGATATTAAAAAAGTACCGTTCAGCTCCTCCTTTTAAAAAGTAAAATTTATTAACTTCTAATATTCTCATCGGATTAAAAATACCTTAATTAATCTTGACTTTGCAACAATCTACACCAATCTACACCCAGGAATTCTTTCTCTTATCTCTTAATCTTACTAAGGTTACTAAGGTCGATCTTGGAAATTAATATCCTTTCTTCTTCAAAAGCATTGTTTATTACTTTTCCCCAAGGGTCAACCACCATGCTGTGTCCAAAATAAGACCTTTCTCTATCTTCTCCCACTCTATTTATGCCTACCACATAGATTTGATTCTCAATAGCTCGAGTTTTAAGTAAAGTCTCCCAATCTATTAGTCGAGGATTAGGAAATTGAGAAGGAATAAAAATAATCTGGGCCCCTATTTTAGAGAGTCTTTGAAATAAATCAGGAAATCTTAAATCATAACATATTAAGACTCCTATTATTGCGGCTTCTTGGTCTTTTATCTTTACCTTACTTAAGCTAATTCTTTCTCCTGGACTAAAGTATAAGTCCTCTTTAAATGGGGG comes from bacterium and encodes:
- a CDS encoding glycosyltransferase produces the protein MRILEVNKFYFLKGGAERYFFNITDVLRSHDHEIIPFSMENERNLNSPYTQYFVSNTEFFEKKPIEKYFHDAMRVLYSFEAKRNIERLIKETKPDLAHLHNIAHQISPSILHSLKKYNIPVVQTLHDYKLICPSYLFLSREEICERCKGNHYYQAVIRKCFRNQILPSLLGCLEAYLHKMMKIYKNIDLFIAPSKFMRNKMIECGLPEDKVVNIPNFVNVSDFKPNYHHQNYFLYFGRISPEKGIGTLIKAMQEVKRSKLVIVGEGRLLPYLKKYACDHQIKNIEFLGYKEGKELKEIIGKAMFTIVPSEVYENFPYTILESYALGKPVIGANLGGIPELIEDQRDGLLFEAFNFKDLASKINYFLDNQEILLEMGKKTREKVEKFYDSEIHYQRLIKIFQSLLKQGIRSW
- a CDS encoding carbon-nitrogen family hydrolase, whose protein sequence is MSTLTIAIVQMKVKVGKKEENIKKAGKFLEACKDHNPNLICFPELFTTGYSLENIEELSEDIDGSSLKYIAKEAQRLNCYILAGSIAEKSSGKIYNTSFLVNNLGQIVSKYRKINLFPPFKEDLYFSPGERISLSKVKIKDQEAAIIGVLICYDLRFPDLFQRLSKIGAQIIFIPSQFPNPRLIDWETLLKTRAIENQIYVVGINRVGEDRERSYFGHSMVVDPWGKVINNAFEEERILISKIDLSNLSKIKR
- a CDS encoding glycosyltransferase family 39 protein — protein: MKTKFFLFLIILISIFIRLPYTNIPLFHADEAIYALVAQDFLNGTCIYQGVWDHKPPGIYFLYALIFKLFSPYTMIYIRLFTIIWTCVTLYTIFSLGRYLYNEKVGLYSGLFFAIFSTTYLNKEILAANSEIFMILPYTLCIYYFIKGYELKKPIFIIVSGIWAGMAILIKQPAIFNLAAIFFYLLVVPKILRIKFNFKETLSDLFYFLMGILLIFLPVVIYFFIHGAFFNFINEAFFFSLLYVSTSPESLFTYFSRSLSDCFLPNILIWCLSISSLIFMGINLFSNKKEDKLSLNNQNHRNFLVMIWAIFSFVGVAIGNKFMMHYFVQMFPVNFLLSGYGINVLLKKLSLKEDSLSSPYPYPYGKILIISFLVLGTILPFQKYHGTIGLFKRYYYLITKKTPFLSREEIVASYIMKNSKPNQKIFVWGNAPQIYFLSHRNPASKIVFNNVIVGTYNFPKHIEKIFLDQVISDLHQNKPLFFVDAVPDDDRLIEKLNIPYYPSLNSFLNKNYQYAYKFKDIIIYNLKKD
- a CDS encoding sugar transferase, translated to MVKQQGMTGFLLLILGDMLIIIFSYLLALYLYMFLFMWTWSIPKIIKLYSFPDYLILLLPIIFLFWSSFISCHLYSPMRIESFLRHAYLVCQGSVMALVFFITFTFFAGITIITKSFYMMFLFLVIPLLIIFRLSLKMFLKFIREKGYNFRNILVVGTGEVAYGIAEKLQKHQEFGLKVVGYIDDEDSEKKVKKKILGSLRDIPNILHTEVVDEVIFATPFRLYEQIEESIRLCELEGVMVRIVTDIFKKTFAKTTAVEIEGIPILTIDSGPSEELKLAVKRAVDIIVSLVYLTGLFPLFLLVAILIKIDSKGHVLFKQVRVGLNGRRFLMLKFRSMRVDAEKLKKDLISLSETTGPAFKMKKDPRVTRVGRIIRKLSIDELPQLWNVLKGEMSLIGPRPPLSEEVKEYDICHRRRLSMRPGITCIWQVSGRSNISFEKWMEMDLEYIDNWSLWLDLKILLKTVVVVLKGTGAY